One segment of Streptomyces sp. NA02950 DNA contains the following:
- a CDS encoding TIGR02679 family protein, giving the protein MPETDRPRLRRLLGTPETAWLLERVRSRMAAGRTLDTAVTLKAATAEQRRAIELLLGRRLRSGASLTVPLTEVDRTLRESLTCPDGLAAAVVTLTGPVPDRRAQHAAEAAAWQQALAELDVPAITERADLASWRAELEATGLLKRLSGGDPVLARTLAAEAVQVLSQLPATHSIGLPVLAARTLGDAHALDEGRPVATLVFSAVRSLAALPAGAASDTEARRAAWSAVGVALDELSSRVLVLGLPGSPRSTTGRILAAAHEGGEPCLLTLRQLTREPSDLGVAGRTIRVCENPAVLAAAADGLDPGCCPPLVCVEGNLSLASRALLTQLTDRGCPIAYHGDFDWGGVRIAAAVLRLPGAAPWRYNAPAYLAAVERGLGTPLTSGAPAPTPWNPALGEAIAEHGIRVEEEHLLDQLLADLSSG; this is encoded by the coding sequence GTGCCGGAGACCGACCGGCCACGGCTGCGCCGCCTGCTTGGCACCCCCGAAACCGCCTGGCTGCTGGAACGCGTCCGAAGCCGGATGGCCGCCGGGCGCACACTGGACACCGCCGTCACGCTGAAGGCCGCCACAGCCGAACAGCGCCGCGCGATCGAGCTGCTGCTCGGGCGGCGTCTGCGCTCGGGCGCTTCGCTCACCGTGCCGCTGACCGAGGTCGACCGTACGCTGCGCGAGTCGCTGACCTGCCCGGACGGCCTCGCGGCAGCGGTGGTGACGCTGACCGGACCCGTGCCCGACCGGCGCGCTCAGCACGCCGCCGAGGCCGCCGCCTGGCAGCAGGCACTGGCCGAGCTTGACGTCCCAGCCATCACCGAGCGAGCCGACCTGGCATCCTGGCGAGCCGAGCTGGAAGCGACCGGTCTCCTCAAACGCCTCTCCGGGGGCGACCCCGTGCTGGCCCGCACACTGGCCGCCGAGGCGGTACAGGTACTCTCCCAGCTCCCGGCAACCCATAGCATCGGCCTGCCAGTCCTCGCCGCCCGCACCCTCGGGGACGCTCACGCACTGGACGAAGGCCGTCCGGTCGCCACGCTGGTCTTCTCCGCCGTCCGTTCGCTTGCCGCCCTGCCCGCGGGTGCGGCGTCCGACACCGAAGCCCGCCGGGCCGCCTGGTCGGCCGTAGGGGTGGCCTTGGACGAACTCTCCTCGCGCGTACTCGTCCTCGGCCTGCCCGGCTCTCCCCGCAGCACCACCGGCCGCATCCTCGCCGCCGCACACGAAGGGGGCGAACCCTGCCTCCTGACGCTACGCCAGCTCACCAGGGAACCATCTGACCTCGGAGTGGCGGGACGCACGATCCGGGTCTGCGAGAACCCCGCCGTACTCGCCGCGGCCGCTGACGGGCTGGACCCCGGCTGCTGCCCACCGCTCGTCTGCGTCGAGGGCAACCTGTCCCTCGCCTCACGCGCCCTGCTCACCCAACTCACCGACCGCGGCTGCCCGATCGCCTACCACGGCGACTTCGACTGGGGCGGCGTCCGCATCGCTGCAGCCGTCCTGCGCCTGCCCGGCGCAGCACCGTGGCGCTACAATGCCCCCGCCTATCTCGCCGCCGTCGAACGCGGCCTCGGCACACCGCTCACCTCCGGCGCCCCGGCCCCGACCCCTTGGAACCCGGCACTAGGTGAGGCCATCGCCGAGCACGGCATACGAGTCGAGGAGGAGCATCTGCTGGACCAGTTGCTCGCGGACCTCAGCTCGGGGTGA
- a CDS encoding DNA polymerase III subunit delta', with protein MVVWDDLVGQDRVAAQLTAAARDADTLVTAQAADGAPAAEPGASSKMTHAWLFTGPPGSGRATAARAFAAALQCVSPDRALGGAPGCGFCDGCHTALVGTHADVEVVRTDMLTIGVKETRDLVRRAQLSPAGGRWQVIVLEDADRLTEGAGNVLLKAVEEPAPRTVWLLCAPSLEDVLPTIRSRCRLLTLRTPPVDAVADILVRRDGIDPERAASVARATQGHIDRARRLATDERARARRAAVLKLPLRVDDVGGCLKAAQELIDAAAEDAKQVAEEVDVKETEELRAALGAAAGTGGRLPRGTAGAMKELQDRQKRRATRTQRDSLDQALTDLTGFYRDVLALQMGSRVALANTDVRDALERVASGSKAERTLRRIEAVTACRQALDRNVAPLLAVEAMTMALRAG; from the coding sequence ATGGTGGTGTGGGACGACCTGGTCGGGCAGGACCGAGTAGCGGCCCAGCTCACGGCTGCCGCGCGCGATGCGGACACCCTGGTCACGGCGCAGGCGGCGGACGGCGCCCCGGCCGCCGAGCCGGGTGCGTCGTCCAAGATGACCCACGCCTGGCTGTTCACCGGTCCGCCCGGCTCCGGCCGGGCCACCGCCGCGCGCGCCTTCGCCGCCGCCCTCCAGTGCGTCAGCCCCGACCGGGCCCTGGGCGGCGCCCCGGGCTGCGGTTTCTGCGACGGCTGCCACACCGCCCTGGTCGGCACCCACGCCGATGTGGAGGTGGTGCGCACGGATATGCTCACCATCGGCGTCAAGGAGACCCGGGACCTGGTCCGGCGGGCCCAGCTGTCGCCCGCGGGCGGCCGGTGGCAGGTGATCGTCCTGGAGGATGCCGACCGGCTCACCGAGGGCGCGGGCAACGTTCTGCTCAAGGCGGTCGAGGAGCCCGCACCGCGCACCGTGTGGCTGCTGTGCGCGCCCTCGCTGGAGGACGTGCTGCCCACGATCCGCTCCCGCTGCCGCCTGCTGACCCTCCGTACGCCCCCGGTGGACGCCGTCGCGGACATCCTCGTCCGCCGTGACGGCATCGACCCCGAGCGGGCCGCCTCCGTCGCCCGCGCCACCCAGGGCCATATCGACCGCGCCCGCCGTCTGGCCACCGACGAGCGGGCCCGCGCCCGCCGCGCCGCGGTCCTCAAACTGCCGCTGCGCGTGGACGACGTGGGCGGCTGCCTCAAGGCGGCGCAGGAGCTGATCGACGCGGCGGCCGAGGACGCCAAGCAGGTCGCCGAGGAGGTCGACGTCAAGGAGACCGAGGAGCTGCGCGCCGCCCTGGGCGCCGCCGCCGGTACGGGCGGACGGCTCCCGCGCGGCACGGCCGGAGCCATGAAGGAGCTCCAGGACCGTCAGAAGCGCCGGGCCACTCGTACCCAGCGGGACAGCCTCGACCAGGCGCTGACCGACCTCACCGGCTTCTACCGGGATGTGCTGGCGCTCCAGATGGGCTCCCGGGTCGCGCTGGCCAACACCGACGTGCGGGACGCGCTGGAGCGGGTGGCGTCGGGTTCGAAGGCGGAGCGGACGCTGCGCCGTATCGAGGCGGTCACGGCGTGCCGCCAGGCGCTGGACCGCAATGTGGCGCCGCTGCTGGCGGTCGAGGCGATGACCATGGCGCTGCGCGCGGGCTGA
- a CDS encoding N-6 DNA methylase, which yields MRTPFDSPVCISCCTAYGARLGTSSAAPWNEPDRLSVTADRILLNPPFNARGSVLHTSMPEQWPYGPPPPGSDYFAWVQDALRKLNPGGRLAVLMPNNALASASRQDRDIRRNLVERGALECIITLPAKLFRDTAIPVSVWILRNAPSRSRQILFVDARHLGVMESRTRRLLTEDDTSAVVRAVASWQFDRERSVAHAGTTGLSGTAELDDVRDRDYSLNPADYVAQSVSAGRDADDLQTELEASAAMFRRARHVMVLADQQMTKVQRELDSLHALVGVRELTDWEEWPLGAICEVQAGPSPSLIKRTRSDDGIVPVVQPTHLRDRRIVVPDQMSVRHEHAEGTLRSTA from the coding sequence ATGAGGACACCCTTCGACTCGCCGGTATGCATCTCATGCTGCACGGCGTACGGGGCACGCCTCGGCACCAGCAGCGCAGCGCCGTGGAACGAGCCGGACCGGCTGTCAGTGACCGCAGATCGGATTCTTCTCAATCCTCCGTTCAACGCGCGCGGATCCGTTCTGCACACCAGCATGCCGGAGCAGTGGCCCTACGGTCCCCCACCCCCTGGGAGCGACTACTTCGCCTGGGTGCAGGACGCACTCCGCAAGCTCAACCCCGGTGGCCGCTTGGCCGTGCTCATGCCCAACAACGCTCTTGCGTCGGCCAGTCGGCAGGACCGTGACATCCGCCGAAACCTGGTGGAGCGCGGAGCGCTGGAGTGCATCATCACGCTTCCTGCAAAGCTGTTCCGCGATACGGCCATCCCTGTATCCGTGTGGATCCTCAGGAATGCACCGAGCCGGAGCCGGCAGATCTTGTTCGTCGACGCTCGGCACTTGGGGGTGATGGAGTCGCGCACCCGGCGGTTGCTCACGGAGGACGACACGTCGGCAGTCGTGCGGGCCGTGGCGTCATGGCAGTTCGACCGGGAGCGCTCGGTTGCGCACGCTGGAACCACAGGCCTGAGTGGAACGGCCGAGTTGGACGACGTCCGTGACCGGGACTATTCACTCAACCCGGCCGATTATGTGGCGCAATCTGTGTCCGCGGGGCGCGATGCCGACGACCTGCAAACGGAGCTCGAGGCCAGTGCGGCGATGTTCCGCCGCGCACGGCATGTCATGGTTTTGGCAGACCAGCAGATGACAAAGGTGCAGCGGGAGCTGGACTCTCTGCATGCTCTGGTCGGTGTCCGTGAGCTCACTGACTGGGAGGAGTGGCCACTGGGCGCGATCTGCGAGGTGCAGGCAGGTCCCTCCCCCTCCCTCATCAAGCGCACCCGTTCGGACGACGGCATTGTGCCCGTGGTGCAGCCGACTCATCTGCGGGACCGCCGAATCGTGGTGCCGGATCAAATGTCGGTGCGGCACGAGCACGCCGAGGGGACACTGAGAAGTACCGCGTGA
- the tmk gene encoding dTMP kinase: MTREQPTDVTTTSGALAADSRERAVRALLRYPPLRRLWSAQLVGGAGDALAVLVLVLLSLQASVATGSFGGGYRGAALAVAVVLAVRLLATVLFGAVLLGPVSSLLAPSGPLDRRWTMIGADGVRLALLLIAPLWIEWTPGDAVAWLLITTFVVGVAERFWTVAKDDAAPALLPAPPVEGAAVRPLPDHLDALRRLSLRTTFLTLPLAAAALLVVTLFARLLGTGVVWFHDHQAALGSYVGAGLFAASVSILYFVELPAAQTPRTRSPLEGLRRPRAASGSGADKGRTGAVPLLVLSCAGVAAAIAAAVGVAALQAVDLGGGPVGYSLLVLALSGGPALGIRWAPHVLPGLSRRRLLALSIALTGLALLAAGLVHDATTVLLITLIAGLSAGIAAYTGHALLDQESEESRRPRMTEHLHAVVRVFVGLGAVAAPLLAAVIGPHRLGSGDWVFAHGGAAFTLMLVGALLLPVAALVLGRTDDRQGVPLRRDLREALRGGGGADEAPAATGFFIAVEGGDGAGKSTQVEALAEWVRAKGHEVVVTREPGATAIGKRLRSILLDVSSAGISHRAEALLYAADRAEHVDSVVRPALERGAVVISDRYIDSSVAYQGAGRDLSATEIARISRWATNGLVPHLTVLLDVSPEAARERFTEAPDRLESEPAEFHQRVRSGFLALAAADPARYLVVDAGQLPEAITSVVRHRLDRMMPLSEAEVKAQEEARKAAEEQARRKAEEEAARKAEEERLERERQEALAKARAEEEERKRRELEEARQREAERQAEAARKRAEDARRRAEEDRRRIEAEDRARAAEEERRRVQAEAEAQQRAETEARRLDEQRKAEEALLRAERARTAMDAPGADAPTVETEAPARPDRPAPQPPAAPPVPPAPPARPGRDEAENASGGAGTAARPDATETVRTPRVDPRTTAADRGTPPRDADETAVLPPVRPQQGPDAEETTVLPQAPAAPEPSNAADETAVLPPVRDERSGDPADRVPPWMFRSEEGQGHGNERTREMPQYGHGHGHGYGGNDAQGRQGQPEDQGGSSASRRKRRRPEWAEETPLDDLPSLADELLGPHDDEDGRRRR; the protein is encoded by the coding sequence ATGACGCGAGAGCAGCCAACGGACGTGACCACCACATCCGGCGCACTGGCCGCGGACTCCCGTGAGCGTGCCGTACGGGCCCTGCTGCGCTATCCGCCGCTGCGGCGGCTGTGGAGTGCCCAACTCGTCGGCGGCGCCGGAGACGCGCTCGCCGTGCTGGTGCTTGTCCTGCTGTCGTTGCAGGCCTCCGTCGCCACGGGCTCCTTCGGCGGCGGCTATCGCGGTGCGGCCCTCGCCGTCGCCGTCGTGCTGGCCGTCCGGCTCCTGGCGACCGTGCTCTTCGGTGCGGTCCTGCTCGGCCCGGTCTCCTCGCTGCTGGCCCCCTCAGGACCGCTGGACCGCCGCTGGACCATGATCGGCGCGGATGGGGTGCGGCTGGCCCTGCTGCTCATCGCCCCGCTGTGGATCGAGTGGACCCCGGGCGACGCCGTCGCCTGGCTGCTCATCACCACCTTTGTCGTCGGCGTCGCCGAGCGCTTCTGGACCGTCGCCAAGGACGACGCTGCCCCCGCGCTGCTCCCGGCCCCGCCCGTCGAGGGCGCGGCCGTGCGCCCGCTGCCCGACCACCTCGACGCGCTGCGCAGGCTCTCGCTGCGCACCACCTTCCTGACGCTGCCGCTCGCCGCCGCCGCGCTGCTCGTCGTCACGCTCTTCGCACGGCTGCTGGGCACCGGCGTGGTGTGGTTCCACGACCACCAGGCCGCGCTGGGCTCGTACGTCGGCGCGGGGCTCTTCGCCGCCTCCGTCTCGATCCTCTACTTCGTCGAGCTGCCCGCCGCGCAGACGCCCCGCACCCGCTCGCCGCTCGAAGGGCTGCGCCGCCCGCGCGCCGCGTCCGGCAGCGGTGCCGACAAGGGCCGCACCGGCGCCGTACCGCTGCTGGTGCTGTCCTGCGCCGGAGTGGCGGCCGCGATCGCCGCGGCCGTCGGCGTCGCCGCGCTCCAGGCCGTGGACCTCGGCGGTGGCCCGGTCGGCTACTCGCTGCTCGTGCTGGCCCTCAGCGGTGGTCCCGCGCTCGGCATCCGCTGGGCGCCGCATGTGCTCCCGGGGCTGTCCCGGCGCCGGCTGCTCGCGCTGTCGATCGCGCTGACCGGGCTGGCGCTGCTCGCGGCGGGCCTGGTGCACGACGCCACCACGGTCCTGCTGATCACCCTGATCGCCGGGCTGTCGGCCGGAATCGCCGCGTACACCGGCCACGCCCTCCTGGACCAGGAGTCCGAGGAGTCCCGCCGGCCCCGGATGACCGAGCATCTGCACGCCGTCGTCCGCGTCTTCGTCGGGCTCGGCGCGGTCGCCGCCCCGCTGCTCGCCGCCGTCATCGGGCCGCACCGGCTCGGCAGCGGCGACTGGGTCTTCGCCCACGGCGGCGCGGCCTTCACGCTGATGCTGGTCGGCGCGCTGCTGCTGCCCGTCGCCGCGCTGGTCCTCGGCCGCACCGACGACCGGCAGGGCGTGCCGCTGCGGCGCGATCTGCGCGAGGCGCTGCGCGGCGGCGGGGGCGCGGACGAGGCCCCGGCCGCCACCGGCTTCTTCATCGCCGTCGAGGGCGGTGACGGAGCGGGGAAGTCCACGCAGGTGGAGGCGCTGGCCGAGTGGGTCAGGGCCAAGGGCCACGAGGTGGTGGTCACCCGCGAGCCGGGCGCGACCGCCATCGGCAAGCGGCTGCGCTCGATCCTGCTCGACGTCTCGTCCGCGGGGATCTCGCACCGCGCGGAGGCGCTGCTGTACGCGGCGGACCGCGCCGAACACGTCGACTCCGTGGTCCGCCCGGCGCTGGAGCGCGGCGCTGTGGTCATCTCCGACCGCTACATCGACTCGTCCGTCGCCTACCAGGGCGCCGGGCGCGATCTCTCCGCGACCGAGATCGCCCGGATCTCGCGCTGGGCGACCAACGGCCTGGTGCCGCATCTGACGGTGCTGCTGGACGTCTCGCCGGAGGCCGCGCGCGAGCGCTTCACCGAGGCCCCGGACCGGCTGGAGTCCGAGCCCGCCGAGTTCCACCAGCGCGTACGGTCCGGATTCCTGGCTCTCGCCGCCGCGGACCCGGCCCGCTACCTCGTCGTGGACGCCGGGCAGCTGCCCGAGGCGATCACCTCTGTGGTGCGCCACCGCCTGGACCGGATGATGCCGCTGTCCGAGGCGGAGGTGAAGGCCCAGGAGGAGGCCCGGAAGGCCGCCGAGGAGCAGGCCCGCCGCAAGGCCGAGGAAGAGGCCGCCCGCAAGGCGGAGGAGGAGCGGCTGGAGCGCGAGCGCCAGGAGGCGCTGGCCAAGGCGCGCGCCGAGGAGGAGGAGCGCAAGCGCCGCGAGCTGGAGGAGGCACGGCAGCGCGAGGCCGAGCGGCAGGCGGAGGCGGCCCGCAAGCGGGCCGAGGACGCGCGCCGCCGGGCCGAGGAGGACCGCAGGCGTATCGAGGCGGAGGACCGCGCCCGCGCCGCCGAGGAGGAGCGGCGCCGCGTCCAGGCGGAGGCGGAGGCCCAGCAGCGTGCCGAGACGGAGGCCCGCCGCCTGGACGAGCAGCGCAAGGCGGAGGAGGCGCTGCTGCGGGCGGAGCGGGCCCGGACGGCGATGGACGCTCCGGGGGCCGACGCGCCGACGGTGGAGACCGAGGCTCCGGCCCGTCCCGACCGTCCGGCGCCGCAGCCGCCCGCGGCACCTCCGGTACCGCCCGCGCCCCCGGCCCGTCCGGGCCGGGACGAGGCGGAGAACGCTTCGGGCGGGGCGGGTACGGCGGCCCGGCCCGACGCGACGGAGACCGTTCGGACGCCGCGCGTCGACCCGCGGACCACGGCGGCCGACCGGGGCACCCCGCCCCGGGACGCGGACGAGACGGCGGTGCTGCCGCCGGTCCGTCCCCAGCAGGGGCCGGACGCCGAGGAGACGACCGTCCTTCCTCAGGCGCCCGCCGCGCCGGAGCCGTCGAACGCGGCCGACGAGACGGCCGTGCTGCCGCCCGTCCGGGACGAGCGGTCCGGCGATCCGGCGGACCGGGTTCCGCCGTGGATGTTCCGGTCCGAGGAGGGCCAGGGCCACGGGAACGAGCGCACCCGCGAGATGCCCCAGTACGGCCACGGTCACGGCCACGGTTATGGCGGGAACGATGCCCAGGGGCGGCAGGGGCAGCCCGAGGACCAGGGCGGGTCGTCGGCTTCGCGCCGTAAGCGCCGCCGTCCGGAGTGGGCGGAGGAGACCCCGCTGGACGATCTGCCGAGCCTGGCCGACGAACTGCTCGGCCCGCACGACGACGAGGACGGCAGACGGCGCCGCTGA
- a CDS encoding alpha/beta hydrolase, which produces MDISRRTLRTLGAAFAAAALLFSGCSSGSSTSAAAQPPPSVPAALKPYYEQTLQWRGCGGAGFQCATLRAPLDYARPGGRELKLAVSRKKATGSGQRLGSLLVNPGGPGGSAIGYLQSYAAVGYPARVRARYDMVAMDPRGVAASEPVRCLTDQQMDAYTQTDQTPDAPAERDRLVAAFKKFARGCADRSGKVLAHVSTVEAARDMDLLRAALGDNRLTYVGASYGTFLGATYADLYPSRVGRLVLDGALDPALSSRRMNLDQTTGFETAFTAFAKDCVRRDNCPLGTRSVANARDRLGSFFTRLDSRPVATGGSRRLGESLATTGVMAAMYDESAWPQLRTALRAALRGEGGGLLNLADLYYERDADGSYANLMYANPAVNCLDLPAAFRTPAEVEKSLPAFRKASPVFGGALAWSALNCAYWPVPATGRPRALTAKGAAPIVVVGTTRDPATPYAWARSLARQLSSATLLTYEGDGHTAYGRGSRCIDDAINTYLVSGRPPAAQQRCR; this is translated from the coding sequence ATGGACATCAGCCGCCGTACGCTCCGCACGCTCGGCGCCGCGTTCGCGGCCGCCGCCCTGCTGTTCTCCGGCTGCTCCTCCGGTTCCTCGACGAGCGCCGCCGCGCAGCCGCCGCCCAGCGTCCCGGCCGCCCTCAAGCCGTACTACGAACAGACCCTGCAATGGCGCGGATGCGGCGGCGCGGGCTTCCAGTGCGCCACCCTCAGGGCCCCGCTCGACTACGCCCGGCCCGGCGGCCGCGAGCTGAAGCTGGCGGTCTCCCGGAAGAAGGCCACCGGATCCGGTCAGCGGCTGGGCTCACTGCTGGTCAACCCGGGCGGCCCCGGCGGCTCAGCGATCGGCTACCTCCAGAGCTACGCCGCGGTCGGCTATCCGGCGCGGGTGCGCGCCCGGTACGACATGGTGGCCATGGACCCGCGCGGTGTCGCCGCCAGTGAACCCGTCCGCTGTCTGACCGACCAGCAGATGGACGCCTACACCCAGACCGACCAGACGCCCGACGCCCCCGCCGAGCGGGACCGGCTCGTGGCCGCCTTCAAGAAGTTCGCCCGCGGCTGCGCCGACCGCTCCGGCAAGGTCCTCGCCCATGTCTCGACCGTCGAGGCGGCCCGCGACATGGACCTGCTGCGCGCCGCGCTCGGCGACAACCGGCTCACCTACGTCGGCGCCTCCTACGGCACCTTCCTCGGCGCCACCTACGCCGATCTCTACCCCTCCCGCGTCGGCCGTCTCGTCCTCGACGGCGCCCTCGACCCGGCGCTGTCCTCCCGCCGGATGAACCTCGACCAGACCACCGGTTTCGAGACCGCCTTCACCGCCTTCGCCAAGGACTGTGTCCGCCGCGACAACTGCCCCCTCGGCACCCGCTCCGTCGCAAACGCCCGCGACCGCCTCGGCTCCTTCTTCACCCGCCTGGACTCCCGCCCCGTCGCCACCGGCGGGTCCCGTCGGCTGGGCGAGTCCCTGGCCACCACCGGCGTGATGGCCGCGATGTACGACGAGAGCGCCTGGCCCCAGCTGCGCACCGCCCTCCGCGCGGCCCTGCGCGGCGAGGGCGGCGGTCTGCTGAACCTCGCCGACCTCTACTACGAGCGCGACGCCGACGGCTCCTACGCCAACCTCATGTACGCCAACCCCGCCGTCAACTGCCTCGATCTCCCCGCCGCCTTCCGCACCCCGGCCGAGGTGGAGAAGTCCCTCCCCGCCTTCCGGAAGGCATCTCCCGTCTTCGGCGGGGCCCTGGCCTGGTCGGCCCTGAACTGCGCCTACTGGCCCGTGCCCGCCACCGGCCGGCCCCGTGCCCTCACCGCCAAGGGCGCGGCTCCCATCGTGGTCGTCGGCACCACCCGCGACCCGGCCACCCCCTACGCCTGGGCCCGCTCCCTCGCCCGCCAGCTCTCCTCCGCCACCCTGCTCACCTACGAGGGCGACGGGCACACCGCCTACGGCCGAGGCAGCCGCTGCATCGACGACGCGATCAACACCTACCTCGTCTCCGGCCGCCCTCCCGCCGCCCAGCAGCGCTGCCGCTGA